One window of Flavobacteriales bacterium genomic DNA carries:
- a CDS encoding DUF2442 domain-containing protein encodes MKMNELSITSIESLGGYRLKVNFSNGKSNTIDFEPWIRSLPTEEERTYLEPSRFKQYKVHLGHAISWGEFDIIFPITALYHGNPELLQQGVPVDTTKRSVVRRKRSVAGHKSTSLKRPKRSKAGS; translated from the coding sequence ATGAAGATGAACGAATTGTCGATCACGAGTATCGAGTCCTTAGGTGGTTATCGCTTGAAGGTCAATTTCAGCAATGGAAAGTCGAATACGATCGACTTTGAGCCTTGGATCCGATCCCTTCCAACAGAAGAGGAACGAACTTACCTTGAACCTTCACGCTTCAAGCAGTACAAGGTGCATTTGGGGCACGCTATTTCCTGGGGTGAGTTCGACATTATCTTTCCCATCACGGCCTTGTATCATGGGAATCCTGAACTTCTGCAACAGGGTGTTCCGGTCGATACAACTAAGCGTTCGGTCGTTCGCCGCAAAAGAAGTGTGGCCGGCCATAAGAGCACTTCCTTGAAGCGGCCGAAAAGGTCGAAGGCCGGATCGTAA
- a CDS encoding DUF433 domain-containing protein, with protein sequence MEHPLLERITIEPEICHGKPCVRGMRWPVEVVLDMLGSEMSAADIVSEHRELEMEDVQACLHYAKLTGTSIHNSSRK encoded by the coding sequence ATGGAACATCCTCTGCTCGAACGGATCACGATCGAACCTGAGATCTGCCACGGCAAGCCTTGTGTGCGGGGTATGCGTTGGCCTGTTGAAGTAGTCTTGGATATGCTTGGCTCAGAGATGAGTGCGGCAGACATCGTCTCAGAACATCGGGAGTTGGAAATGGAGGATGTTCAGGCCTGCCTCCATTATGCCAAGCTTACCGGAACCAGCATCCACAACTCATCCCGGAAATGA
- a CDS encoding DUF1669 domain-containing protein, whose protein sequence is MITQAYFDQIETQLLKELDNAQESILVAVAWLTNAQLFNKLREKCGRGVTVELMIFNDEINNTSGNDFSRLEEVGGKLYKVGSGDGGTLMHNKFCVIDRSTVINGSYNWSYKARQNHENITVSTNAEELAAQFVAEFRRLKAKYFVEDGGGSEVLDPAKVDHRLALIKNLIKLEELEEIPLQLAKLPTSSSDAALNEITGALKGRRYAKALLAIDAYIQARSQVATYVDPEIVGLRLEAHALELQLKALTDEQTELERLIHQFQIRHAQELGPLILRLLVLRKEKAKTEAERAEAENDYQEYQKDYQRQKDEVVHVLNEEEKSELKQLYREGSKLCHPDAVQAEHQDEAAKWFIALKDAYEHNDTKRVNEILHKLKKGVAFGSMVDSLSKKERLRDWVEEYRRRVETLLEEIVTIKSGKDYQTVVSIPDWDVYFADMKSRLSEELEQLQHGDT, encoded by the coding sequence ATGATCACCCAAGCCTATTTCGACCAGATCGAAACTCAACTTCTCAAGGAGTTGGACAACGCCCAGGAAAGCATCTTGGTAGCGGTGGCGTGGTTGACGAATGCGCAGCTCTTCAACAAGCTCCGCGAAAAATGTGGAAGAGGCGTGACCGTGGAATTGATGATCTTCAACGACGAGATCAACAACACCAGCGGGAACGACTTCTCAAGGCTTGAGGAGGTGGGTGGCAAGCTGTACAAAGTTGGCAGCGGGGATGGCGGGACGTTGATGCACAATAAGTTTTGCGTTATCGACCGGAGCACGGTGATCAATGGCTCTTACAACTGGAGCTATAAGGCTCGGCAGAACCATGAGAACATCACGGTTTCCACCAACGCCGAAGAACTCGCGGCCCAGTTCGTGGCTGAGTTCCGCAGGTTGAAAGCCAAGTACTTTGTGGAAGATGGCGGTGGAAGTGAAGTGCTGGATCCGGCCAAGGTGGATCATCGGCTGGCGCTGATAAAGAACCTGATCAAGTTGGAAGAGTTGGAGGAAATACCACTTCAACTTGCCAAGCTCCCTACTTCGAGTTCGGATGCTGCGTTGAATGAGATCACCGGCGCTTTGAAGGGTCGGCGATATGCTAAGGCACTACTGGCTATCGACGCGTACATCCAAGCTCGGAGCCAAGTTGCCACCTATGTTGATCCCGAAATTGTTGGCCTGCGTTTGGAGGCGCATGCATTGGAACTTCAGTTGAAGGCGTTAACGGATGAACAAACGGAGCTTGAACGATTGATCCATCAATTCCAGATCCGGCACGCACAAGAACTTGGACCACTGATATTGAGGCTATTGGTGCTGCGAAAGGAGAAGGCAAAGACAGAGGCAGAGAGAGCAGAGGCGGAGAACGACTATCAGGAGTATCAAAAGGATTACCAGCGACAGAAGGATGAAGTAGTCCATGTGCTCAATGAGGAGGAGAAGAGTGAACTCAAGCAGCTATACCGCGAGGGAAGTAAGTTATGCCACCCGGATGCCGTGCAAGCTGAACATCAAGATGAAGCAGCGAAGTGGTTCATAGCCCTGAAGGATGCATATGAGCACAACGACACAAAAAGGGTCAATGAGATCCTGCACAAGTTGAAGAAGGGAGTAGCATTTGGTTCCATGGTGGATTCATTGTCCAAGAAGGAACGGTTGCGGGACTGGGTGGAAGAATATCGCCGAAGGGTGGAGACACTGCTTGAGGAGATCGTCACCATCAAGAGCGGCAAGGATTATCAAACCGTTGTATCCATCCCGGATTGGGATGTCTACTTTGCCGATATGAAGTCGCGCTTGTCAGAGGAATTGGAACAACTGCAACATGGCGATACCTGA
- a CDS encoding transposase — MTRKSRRKFTPAFKAQVALEAVKENHTMAELAMRFEIAPAQIGQWKKQLAENAAGVFEGTPTASSAMPGGHDPEKLFAEIGRLKMENDLLKKTVR, encoded by the coding sequence ATGACCCGCAAAAGCAGAAGGAAGTTCACTCCCGCATTCAAGGCGCAAGTTGCGCTTGAGGCCGTGAAGGAGAACCATACGATGGCAGAGCTGGCGATGCGCTTTGAGATCGCACCAGCACAGATCGGCCAATGGAAGAAGCAGTTGGCGGAGAACGCCGCTGGGGTCTTTGAAGGGACCCCGACGGCGTCCTCCGCCATGCCAGGTGGTCACGACCCCGAAAAATTGTTCGCCGAGATCGGCAGGTTGAAAATGGAGAACGACTTGCTAAAAAAAACGGTCCGATGA
- a CDS encoding IS3 family transposase, translating to MRDFLRLEKGYWVNEKRVRRLLRLMGLEAVAPKPDLSKPANGHRVYPYLLRGVQIEAPGHVWSTDITYIAMGKGFLYLTAVMDWHSRYVLSWQISNTLDTSFCLEALHGALLQYPAPMIFNTDQGSQYTSDLFTGALIQEGIKVSMDGKGRATDNAFIERLWRSVKQQCVYRHSPADGNELRSLLAEYFAYYNHQRPHQHLDGLTPAHLYFGLPDTRNRTLTPNLVEPQFTLTTA from the coding sequence ATGCGCGACTTTCTGAGGCTTGAAAAGGGCTATTGGGTGAACGAAAAGCGGGTGCGCAGGCTCCTTCGGCTAATGGGCTTGGAGGCCGTTGCGCCCAAGCCTGACCTGAGCAAACCCGCCAACGGGCATAGGGTCTATCCCTACTTGTTGAGAGGTGTGCAGATTGAAGCTCCGGGGCATGTTTGGAGCACCGACATCACCTACATCGCCATGGGCAAAGGGTTCCTGTATCTCACCGCCGTGATGGACTGGCACAGCCGCTACGTGCTCTCTTGGCAGATCAGCAACACCTTGGACACCTCCTTCTGTCTGGAAGCTTTGCATGGTGCGCTGTTGCAATATCCTGCACCAATGATCTTCAATACCGACCAAGGCAGCCAATACACCAGCGACCTCTTTACCGGGGCGTTGATCCAGGAAGGCATCAAGGTGAGCATGGATGGCAAGGGCCGGGCTACGGACAATGCGTTCATCGAACGACTTTGGAGAAGCGTGAAGCAGCAATGCGTCTATCGCCATAGCCCCGCCGATGGGAATGAGCTGCGCAGCCTTCTGGCCGAGTACTTCGCCTATTACAACCACCAACGACCACACCAGCACCTGGATGGACTGACCCCGGCACACCTTTACTTTGGTCTGCCCGATACCCGGAACCGTACCCTGACACCAAACCTTGTTGAACCCCAATTCACACTAACAACCGCCTGA